From Blastochloris viridis, one genomic window encodes:
- a CDS encoding AtpZ/AtpI family protein has protein sequence MTDGTGNRPDGDGKRPSEAELAARLERLGRKIDLLKGKEAPEPTNGERPADSGIYGRATRLSSEFVGGILVGGGLGWLTDYFLGTSPLGMIVFVLLGFAAGVVNVIRGAGTQGGPGPGSPGR, from the coding sequence ATGACGGACGGCACCGGCAACAGACCTGACGGCGACGGGAAGCGGCCGAGCGAGGCCGAACTCGCGGCGCGCCTCGAACGGCTGGGCCGGAAGATCGACTTGCTGAAAGGCAAGGAGGCGCCCGAACCCACCAACGGCGAGCGCCCCGCGGATTCGGGCATCTACGGCCGGGCAACCCGCCTGTCGAGCGAGTTTGTCGGCGGCATTCTGGTCGGCGGCGGCCTCGGTTGGCTGACGGATTATTTCCTCGGCACCTCGCCGCTGGGAATGATCGTATTCGTATTGCTCGGGTTCGCGGCCGGCGTGGTCAACGTGATCCGCGGGGCGGGGACCCAGGGTGGACCTGGTCCGGGCTCTCCGGGCCGCTAG
- a CDS encoding site-specific DNA-methyltransferase: MRQLRRGTSAQASRFSLDSSAAIESHLDRIHVGDSIPILAGMPPASVDVVFADPPYNLQLEGALKRPDESVVDAVDDDWDKFASFEAYDAFTRAWLLAAKRVMKPTATLWVIGSYHNIFRVGAALQDLGFWILNDVVWRKTNPMPNFRGTRFQNAHETLIWAARDKSAKGYTFNYEALKAGNEDTQVRSDWTIPLCTGAERLKDAHGRKLHPTQKPEALLARVLLSSSKPGDVVLDPFFGSGTTGAVAKRLGRRFVGIERDAGYAAAAEARIDAVTPLPEASLAPFATKRDAPRVAFSALIERGLLQPGATLTDKDGDCEVLVRADGTVEFGKVVGSIHRIGALVQGAEACNGWTFWHYADGGRLRAIDHLRAIVRQELAA; the protein is encoded by the coding sequence ATGCGTCAGTTGCGTCGCGGGACGTCCGCTCAGGCGTCCCGCTTTTCACTCGACTCCTCCGCCGCCATCGAGAGCCATCTCGATCGCATTCACGTCGGCGACAGCATCCCCATCCTCGCCGGCATGCCGCCGGCGTCGGTCGACGTGGTGTTCGCCGACCCGCCCTACAATCTTCAGCTCGAAGGCGCGCTGAAGCGTCCCGACGAAAGCGTGGTCGACGCCGTCGACGACGACTGGGACAAGTTCGCCTCCTTCGAGGCCTACGACGCCTTCACCCGCGCCTGGCTGCTCGCAGCGAAGCGGGTGATGAAGCCGACCGCCACGCTGTGGGTGATCGGCAGTTACCACAACATCTTCCGGGTGGGAGCGGCGCTGCAGGATCTTGGTTTCTGGATTCTGAACGACGTGGTGTGGCGCAAGACCAACCCGATGCCGAACTTCCGCGGCACGCGCTTTCAGAACGCCCACGAGACCCTGATCTGGGCGGCGCGCGACAAGTCGGCCAAAGGCTACACCTTCAATTACGAGGCGCTGAAGGCCGGCAACGAGGACACCCAGGTCCGCTCCGACTGGACCATCCCGCTTTGCACCGGCGCCGAACGGCTGAAGGACGCCCACGGCCGCAAGCTTCACCCGACCCAGAAGCCCGAGGCGCTGCTGGCGCGGGTGCTGCTGTCGTCGTCGAAGCCCGGCGACGTCGTGCTCGACCCGTTCTTCGGCTCCGGCACCACCGGCGCGGTGGCAAAGCGGCTCGGCCGCCGCTTCGTCGGCATCGAGCGCGACGCCGGCTATGCCGCCGCGGCCGAGGCCCGCATCGACGCGGTGACGCCGCTGCCGGAGGCCTCGCTGGCGCCGTTCGCCACCAAGCGCGATGCGCCGCGGGTTGCGTTCTCGGCGCTGATCGAGCGCGGGCTGCTGCAGCCCGGCGCCACGCTGACCGACAAGGACGGCGACTGCGAGGTGCTGGTTCGCGCCGACGGCACGGTGGAATTCGGCAAGGTGGTAGGCTCGATCCACCGCATCGGCGCGCTGGTGCAAGGTGCCGAAGCCTGCAACGGCTGGACGTTCTGGCATTACGCCGATGGTGGCCGCCTGCGCGCGATCGACCATCTGCGCGCCATCGTGCGGCAGGAGCTCGCGGCGTAG
- a CDS encoding DsbA family protein — MSVTRRSMMAAGVAVLALGPLAPLGLLPASPAAAQSYSAADLLAPGPLPDKVLGKASAPVTIIEYSSLTCSHCAHFHAEVYPKLKSAYIDTGKVRLILREYPLDPVAAAGSMLARCASDDKYFPLVDALFASQKGWAFTEDRYGGLLRIAKQAGFTKDRFDACLKDQKLLSDIEASRKRGSDVLGINSTPTFFINGEKHVGGMTFEELSKILDPLVR, encoded by the coding sequence ATGTCCGTGACGCGCAGATCGATGATGGCGGCCGGCGTCGCCGTGCTTGCCCTCGGCCCGCTGGCGCCGCTCGGGTTGCTGCCGGCCTCCCCGGCCGCGGCGCAGAGCTACAGCGCCGCCGACCTGCTCGCCCCCGGTCCGCTGCCCGACAAGGTGCTCGGCAAGGCCAGCGCGCCGGTGACCATCATCGAATACTCCTCCCTCACCTGCTCGCACTGCGCCCACTTCCACGCCGAGGTCTATCCCAAGCTCAAGTCGGCCTATATCGACACCGGCAAGGTGCGGCTGATCCTGCGCGAGTATCCGCTCGATCCGGTCGCCGCCGCCGGCTCGATGCTGGCGCGCTGCGCCAGCGACGACAAGTATTTCCCGCTGGTGGACGCCCTGTTCGCCAGCCAGAAGGGCTGGGCCTTCACCGAGGACCGTTACGGCGGCCTGCTGCGCATCGCCAAGCAGGCCGGCTTCACCAAGGACCGGTTCGACGCCTGCCTGAAGGACCAGAAGCTCCTGAGCGACATCGAGGCCTCCCGCAAGCGCGGCTCGGACGTGCTCGGCATCAATTCGACCCCGACCTTCTTCATCAACGGTGAAAAGCACGTCGGCGGCATGACCTTCGAGGAGCTGTCGAAGATCCTCGATCCCCTGGTTCGCTGA
- a CDS encoding chromosome segregation SMC family protein — protein MKFTRLRLIGFKTFVEPTDVPIEPGLTGVVGPNGCGKSNLVEALRWVMGESSHKAMRANDMEAVIFSGTNSRPPRNAAEVLLTVDNASRTAPAAFNEHDVIEVSRRIERDAGSAYRINGREARARDVTLLFADASSGSRSPALVRQGQIAEIINAKPSARRRILEEAAGVAGLHARRHEAEIRLKAAETNLDRLGDVIGQISGQMDALKRQARQSVRYRALSAEIRKAEAGLLHLRWIEATKALATAEASLREAERAVAEKTRLQAEAAKDQAIAAHTLPPLRDAEAKAGAALARLSAARDALEREEQRAGQRRGELDRQLAQLAHDIAREKTLAADADAVLARLEAEEAEVTAARAEHEAGALSAGPRLTAAADALAASEKRFAVATAAVADIAARRNQLQRTIKEHGDKLARLASQMASVEADLARMAGDGGDDIDDHRAAVEEALETLAYAEERAIEAEAGHAEARDAIEAARKPQRDAETKAQRLDAEVRTLTKLLAPSTGDLWPPVLEQLVVAKGYETALGAALGDDLEVSAAPSAPVHWGGAAIDPADPALPDGAEPLERFVEGPAAMARRLAQVGVVARADGPRLKGLLKPGQRLVSVEGDLWRWDGFTAAAHAPTAAARRLAEKNRLGELNDTLETARREAARFKAALDEAETRLRTAAAAETQAREAARATRRQLDQAREALAAAERRTAERAQRLSALAEAKARLGEAREDAAAELAEAEAMQMELAASPELDRELDEARTQLAVDRAELAEIRAEVQTIERERDAAARRLKAIAEERRQWIERSAGAGARIADIEARRDDTATERAEFDDLPNRFAEQRRALMSEIVTAEATRREAADRLAEAESALADADKRARTALTEMSAVREDAVRGQERLVQSEERLTAVTQAIAEALDCTPEQAASHADFKPGKPLPDPAQLEVDLDRARRERERLGAVNLRADDELTEVQTQHDGLVRERDDLIEAIRRLRTGIANLNREARERLAASFATVDGHFRTLFEKLFGGGVAELQLTDSDDPLEAGLDILAKPPGKKPQSLSLLSGGEQALTAMALIFAVFLTNPAPICVLDEVDAPLDDHNVDRFCNLLDEMASSTDTRFLVITHNPITMARMSRLFGVTMGERGVSQLVAVDLEEAQSYLDVA, from the coding sequence ATGAAGTTCACGCGGCTGCGCCTGATCGGGTTCAAGACCTTCGTCGAGCCGACCGACGTGCCGATCGAGCCGGGCCTGACCGGCGTGGTCGGCCCCAATGGCTGCGGCAAGTCGAATTTGGTCGAGGCGCTGCGCTGGGTGATGGGCGAGTCCTCGCACAAGGCGATGCGCGCCAACGACATGGAAGCGGTGATCTTCTCCGGCACCAACAGCCGGCCGCCGCGCAACGCCGCCGAAGTCCTTCTCACCGTCGACAACGCCTCCCGCACCGCGCCGGCGGCGTTCAACGAGCACGACGTCATCGAGGTGTCGCGCCGCATCGAGCGCGACGCCGGCTCGGCCTACCGCATCAACGGCCGCGAGGCGCGCGCGCGCGACGTCACGCTGCTGTTCGCCGATGCCTCCTCCGGCTCGCGCTCGCCGGCATTGGTGCGCCAGGGCCAGATCGCCGAGATCATCAACGCCAAGCCCTCGGCACGCCGCCGCATCCTGGAGGAGGCCGCCGGCGTCGCCGGCCTCCACGCCCGCCGCCACGAGGCGGAAATCCGCCTCAAGGCCGCCGAGACCAATCTGGACCGGCTTGGCGACGTCATCGGCCAGATTTCCGGCCAGATGGACGCGCTGAAGCGCCAGGCGCGGCAGTCGGTGCGCTATCGCGCGCTGTCGGCGGAAATCCGCAAGGCCGAGGCCGGCCTGCTGCACCTGCGCTGGATCGAGGCGACCAAGGCGCTCGCCACCGCCGAGGCGTCGCTGCGCGAGGCCGAGCGCGCCGTCGCCGAAAAGACCCGGCTGCAGGCGGAGGCCGCCAAGGACCAGGCCATCGCCGCCCACACCCTGCCGCCGCTGCGCGACGCCGAGGCCAAGGCCGGCGCGGCGCTGGCGCGGCTCTCCGCCGCCCGCGACGCGCTGGAGCGCGAGGAACAGCGCGCCGGCCAGCGCCGGGGCGAACTCGACCGCCAGCTCGCCCAGCTTGCCCACGACATCGCCCGCGAAAAGACCCTGGCCGCCGACGCCGACGCGGTGCTGGCGCGGCTGGAGGCCGAGGAGGCCGAGGTGACCGCCGCGCGCGCCGAGCACGAGGCCGGCGCGCTCTCCGCCGGGCCGCGGCTCACCGCGGCCGCCGATGCGCTGGCCGCCAGCGAGAAGCGATTCGCCGTCGCCACCGCGGCGGTTGCCGACATCGCCGCCCGCCGCAACCAGCTCCAGCGCACCATCAAGGAGCACGGCGACAAGCTGGCGCGGCTCGCCAGCCAGATGGCGAGCGTCGAGGCCGACCTCGCCCGCATGGCCGGGGACGGCGGCGATGACATCGACGACCACCGCGCCGCGGTCGAGGAGGCGCTGGAAACCCTCGCCTACGCCGAGGAGCGCGCCATCGAGGCCGAGGCCGGCCACGCCGAAGCCCGCGACGCGATCGAGGCCGCGCGCAAGCCGCAACGCGACGCCGAAACCAAAGCGCAGCGGCTCGACGCCGAGGTCCGCACGCTGACCAAGCTGCTCGCGCCCTCCACCGGCGATTTGTGGCCGCCGGTGCTGGAGCAGCTGGTGGTGGCCAAGGGCTATGAGACCGCGCTCGGCGCCGCGCTCGGCGACGACCTCGAAGTTTCGGCCGCGCCCAGCGCGCCGGTGCATTGGGGCGGCGCCGCCATCGACCCGGCCGACCCGGCCCTGCCGGACGGCGCCGAGCCGCTGGAGCGCTTCGTCGAGGGGCCGGCGGCGATGGCACGGCGCCTCGCCCAGGTCGGCGTGGTCGCCCGTGCCGACGGGCCGCGCCTGAAGGGACTGCTCAAGCCCGGCCAGCGGCTGGTGTCGGTCGAGGGCGACCTGTGGCGCTGGGACGGCTTCACCGCCGCCGCCCACGCCCCCACCGCCGCCGCGCGGCGGCTGGCGGAGAAGAATCGGCTCGGCGAGCTCAACGACACCCTGGAGACGGCGCGGCGCGAGGCCGCCCGGTTCAAGGCGGCGCTGGACGAGGCCGAGACCCGGCTGCGCACCGCCGCCGCCGCTGAGACCCAGGCGCGCGAGGCCGCCCGCGCCACCCGCCGCCAGCTCGACCAGGCCCGCGAGGCGCTGGCCGCCGCCGAGCGCCGCACCGCCGAACGCGCCCAGCGCCTGTCCGCTTTGGCCGAAGCCAAGGCCCGCCTCGGCGAGGCCCGCGAGGACGCGGCGGCCGAACTCGCCGAGGCCGAGGCCATGCAGATGGAGCTTGCCGCCTCGCCGGAGCTCGACCGCGAACTCGACGAGGCCCGCACCCAGCTCGCGGTGGACCGCGCCGAACTCGCCGAAATCCGCGCCGAGGTGCAGACCATCGAGCGCGAGCGCGACGCCGCGGCACGCCGGCTCAAGGCGATCGCCGAGGAGCGGCGACAGTGGATCGAACGCTCGGCCGGCGCCGGAGCCCGCATCGCCGACATCGAGGCGCGGCGCGACGACACCGCCACCGAGCGCGCCGAGTTCGACGACCTGCCGAACCGATTCGCCGAGCAGCGCCGGGCGCTGATGAGCGAGATCGTTACGGCCGAGGCAACGCGGCGCGAGGCCGCCGACCGGCTGGCGGAGGCAGAAAGCGCGCTGGCCGACGCCGACAAGCGCGCCCGCACCGCGCTGACCGAGATGTCGGCTGTGCGCGAGGACGCGGTGCGCGGCCAGGAGCGGCTGGTCCAAAGCGAGGAGCGGCTGACCGCGGTGACCCAGGCCATCGCCGAAGCGCTCGACTGCACCCCGGAGCAGGCGGCCTCTCACGCCGATTTCAAGCCCGGCAAGCCGCTGCCCGACCCGGCGCAGTTGGAGGTTGACCTTGACCGCGCCCGCAGGGAACGCGAGCGGCTGGGCGCGGTCAATCTGCGCGCCGACGACGAATTGACCGAGGTCCAGACCCAGCACGACGGCCTGGTGCGCGAGCGCGACGACCTGATCGAGGCGATCCGCCGGCTCCGGACCGGGATTGCCAACCTCAACCGCGAGGCGCGCGAGCGGCTGGCCGCCTCGTTCGCCACCGTCGACGGCCACTTCCGCACCCTGTTCGAGAAGCTGTTCGGCGGCGGTGTCGCCGAGCTCCAGCTCACCGATTCGGACGATCCGCTGGAGGCCGGGCTCGACATTCTGGCCAAGCCGCCGGGCAAGAAACCGCAGTCGCTGTCGCTGCTGTCGGGCGGCGAGCAGGCGCTGACGGCGATGGCGCTGATCTTCGCGGTGTTTCTCACCAATCCGGCGCCGATCTGCGTGCTGGATGAGGTCGACGCCCCGCTCGACGACCACAACGTCGACCGTTTCTGCAATCTCCTGGACGAAATGGCGTCCTCGACCGACACGCGCTTCTTGGTGATCACCCACAACCCGATCACCATGGCGCGGATGAGCCGGCTGTTCGGCGTGACCATGGGCGAGCGCGGCGTGTCGCAGCTGGTCGCGGTCGACCTTGAGGAAGCCCAGAGCTACCTGGACGTGGCGTGA
- a CDS encoding F0F1 ATP synthase subunit A, which translates to MADPIHQFEIHTLVPFANFGGADIGITNSAAFMIATTTIIVLFLMLSTASRAMVPGRLQSVAEVSYEFIANTIQSTAGKEGMRFFPMVFSLFTFILVANFLGMVPGGFTVTSHIIITATLALLVFGTVLVYGFWRHGFRFLKLFVPSGIPVVIMPLIVFIEVMSFVSRPISHSVRLFANMLAGHITLKVFASFIVMLGGFGAIGWAGATLPLALVVALTALEFLVAFLQAYVFTILTCIYLNDAIHPGH; encoded by the coding sequence ATGGCCGATCCGATCCACCAGTTCGAGATCCACACTCTCGTTCCCTTCGCCAATTTCGGCGGCGCCGACATCGGCATCACCAACTCCGCAGCCTTCATGATCGCCACGACGACGATCATCGTGCTGTTTTTGATGCTGTCGACCGCCTCGCGCGCGATGGTGCCAGGCCGGCTGCAGTCGGTCGCGGAGGTCAGTTACGAGTTCATCGCCAACACCATCCAATCGACCGCAGGCAAGGAAGGCATGCGGTTCTTCCCGATGGTGTTCTCGCTGTTCACCTTCATCCTGGTCGCCAACTTCCTGGGCATGGTCCCCGGCGGCTTCACGGTCACCAGCCACATCATCATCACCGCGACCCTGGCGCTGTTGGTGTTCGGCACCGTGCTGGTCTACGGCTTCTGGCGGCACGGCTTCCGCTTCCTGAAGCTGTTCGTGCCGAGCGGCATCCCGGTGGTGATCATGCCGCTGATCGTGTTCATCGAAGTGATGTCGTTCGTGTCGCGGCCGATCTCCCACAGCGTCCGTCTGTTCGCCAACATGCTGGCGGGCCACATCACGCTGAAGGTGTTCGCCAGCTTCATCGTCATGCTCGGCGGCTTCGGCGCGATCGGCTGGGCCGGCGCCACGCTGCCGCTGGCGCTGGTGGTGGCGCTGACCGCGCTCGAATTCCTGGTGGCGTTCCTCCAGGCTTACGTCTTCACCATCCTCACCTGCATCTATCTCAACGATGCGATCCACCCGGGCCACTGA
- a CDS encoding F0F1 ATP synthase subunit B yields MAETTAHTEVPSGQKGVFPPFDKETFPTQLAWLGITFILLYVMMSKVALPRIGSILDERKTRIDTDIAEAAAFKRQSEAAIAAYEKALADARGRAQTIAGETRDRLNAEADVRRKELEAELAGKLAAAETLIAETKTKAMANVQAIAADAASAIVEKLIGKAPASDAVRAAVADATEGGRA; encoded by the coding sequence ATGGCTGAGACCACTGCGCATACCGAAGTGCCGAGCGGGCAAAAGGGCGTGTTTCCTCCGTTCGACAAGGAAACATTCCCCACACAGCTGGCTTGGCTCGGCATCACCTTCATCCTTCTCTATGTGATGATGTCGAAGGTGGCGCTGCCGCGCATCGGCTCGATCCTCGATGAGCGCAAGACGCGCATCGACACCGACATCGCCGAGGCCGCGGCGTTCAAGCGCCAAAGCGAGGCGGCGATCGCCGCCTATGAGAAGGCGCTGGCGGACGCCCGCGGCAGGGCGCAGACGATCGCGGGCGAAACCCGCGACCGGCTCAACGCCGAGGCCGACGTGCGCCGCAAGGAGCTTGAGGCCGAACTCGCCGGCAAGCTGGCGGCGGCGGAGACCCTCATCGCCGAGACCAAGACCAAGGCCATGGCCAATGTGCAGGCCATCGCTGCCGATGCGGCCTCGGCCATCGTCGAGAAACTGATCGGCAAGGCGCCGGCGAGCGATGCCGTCCGCGCCGCCGTGGCCGACGCCACCGAGGGAGGACGCGCATGA
- a CDS encoding methyl-accepting chemotaxis protein → MTPLGFRTAAARRIEALNRSQAIIEFNLDGTIVEANANFLAALGYSLDEIKGRHHSMFVEAAYRDSADYTAFWAALRRGEFQAAEYKRIGKGGREVWIQASYNPVLGRGGKPVCVLKIATDVTTQKLAAAEVQGQLDAIHRAQAVIEFDLDGTILAANANFLAALGYSLDEIRGRHHSMFVEPAGRASADYTAFWAALRRGEFQAAQYKRIGKGGREVWIQASYNPILDLNGKPFRVVKFATDITAQVEEQTRRATVQREIDGDLGQIMQAVSSANEQAASAASASTQTTANVQAVAAGAEELAASVGEISRQVTHAREISEKAVGQASETTGIVAGLATTAQKIGEVVELINSIASQTNLLALNATIEAARAGEAGRGFAVVASEVKSLASQTAKATEEIGNQISAVQGNTQKAVQAIEGITSTISTINGISSAIATAVEEQSAVTREMSHNMRTAAEGVDIISRGMNEIAGATRQVEASTRKVKDASRALA, encoded by the coding sequence ATGACCCCCCTCGGTTTCCGCACCGCAGCCGCCCGGCGCATTGAGGCGCTCAACCGGTCCCAGGCGATCATCGAATTCAATCTCGACGGCACCATCGTCGAAGCCAACGCCAACTTCCTGGCCGCGCTCGGCTACAGTCTCGACGAGATCAAGGGTCGCCATCATTCGATGTTCGTCGAGGCGGCCTATCGCGACAGCGCCGACTACACCGCGTTCTGGGCGGCGCTGCGGCGCGGCGAGTTTCAGGCCGCCGAATACAAGCGCATCGGCAAGGGCGGCCGCGAGGTGTGGATCCAGGCTTCCTACAATCCGGTGCTCGGCCGCGGCGGCAAGCCGGTGTGCGTGCTCAAGATTGCCACCGACGTCACCACGCAGAAGCTCGCCGCCGCCGAGGTGCAGGGCCAGCTCGACGCCATCCACCGCGCCCAGGCGGTGATCGAGTTCGACCTCGACGGCACCATCCTCGCTGCCAACGCCAATTTCCTGGCGGCGCTCGGCTACAGCCTCGACGAGATCAGAGGCCGCCATCATTCGATGTTCGTCGAGCCGGCCGGTCGCGCCAGCGCCGACTACACCGCGTTCTGGGCGGCGCTGCGGCGCGGCGAGTTCCAGGCCGCCCAATACAAGCGCATCGGCAAGGGTGGCCGCGAGGTGTGGATCCAGGCTTCCTACAATCCCATTCTCGATCTGAACGGCAAGCCGTTCCGGGTGGTGAAGTTCGCCACCGACATCACCGCGCAGGTCGAGGAGCAGACGCGGCGGGCCACGGTGCAGCGCGAGATCGACGGCGATCTCGGCCAGATCATGCAGGCGGTGTCGAGCGCCAACGAGCAGGCCGCCTCCGCCGCCAGCGCCTCGACCCAGACCACCGCGAACGTGCAGGCGGTGGCGGCCGGCGCGGAGGAGCTGGCGGCCTCGGTCGGCGAGATCAGCCGGCAGGTGACGCACGCCCGCGAGATCTCCGAAAAGGCGGTCGGGCAGGCCTCGGAGACCACCGGCATCGTCGCCGGCCTCGCCACCACCGCGCAGAAGATCGGCGAGGTGGTCGAGCTGATCAACTCCATTGCCTCGCAGACCAATCTGCTGGCGCTCAACGCCACCATCGAGGCGGCGCGGGCGGGCGAAGCCGGCCGCGGCTTTGCAGTGGTGGCCTCGGAGGTGAAGAGCCTCGCCAGCCAGACCGCCAAGGCCACCGAGGAGATCGGCAACCAGATCTCCGCGGTGCAGGGCAACACCCAGAAGGCGGTTCAGGCCATCGAGGGCATCACCTCGACCATCTCGACCATCAACGGCATTTCCTCGGCCATCGCCACCGCGGTCGAGGAGCAGTCGGCGGTGACGCGCGAGATGTCGCACAACATGCGCACTGCCGCCGAGGGCGTCGACATCATCAGCCGCGGCATGAACGAAATCGCCGGCGCGACGCGGCAGGTCGAGGCCTCGACCCGCAAGGTGAAGGACGCCTCGCGCGCGCTGGCCTGA
- the mutY gene encoding A/G-specific adenine glycosylase: MAIEVWIARAAIYDIRMMFRYPLPSASRREKSPPPDPADLLAWYDLNRRRLPWRAEPGQAPDPYLVWVSEIMLQQTTVKAVGPYFASFLAAFPTVEALAAAPVEEVLRRWAGLGYYARARNLHACARAVTERCGGRFPDTEPGLRELPGIGPYTAAAIAAIAFDRPAAAVDGNVERVVTRLFALEAPLPAAKPAIRALAAGLVPSVRPGDFAQALMDLGATVCTPRAPACALCPWLAPCAARADGTQETFPRKAAKAVRPLRRGAAFWLVRGGAEVLLRRRPAKGLLGGMAEVPGTAWQAGFDLDAPPPATVPLEVRLRRLPGVVRHGFTHFELELAVYAGEVAADTPAPAGAWWQALGGLGQAGLPTVMRKIAAHAGG, encoded by the coding sequence TTGGCCATTGAGGTTTGGATTGCGCGGGCGGCGATCTATGACATCCGCATGATGTTTAGGTATCCTTTACCATCCGCGAGTCGCCGCGAAAAGAGTCCCCCGCCCGATCCCGCCGATCTGCTGGCCTGGTACGACCTCAATCGCCGCCGGCTGCCGTGGCGAGCCGAGCCGGGCCAGGCGCCCGACCCCTACTTGGTGTGGGTGTCGGAGATCATGCTGCAGCAGACCACGGTGAAGGCGGTCGGGCCTTATTTCGCCAGCTTTCTTGCGGCGTTTCCCACCGTTGAGGCGCTGGCGGCGGCGCCGGTGGAGGAGGTGCTGCGGCGCTGGGCCGGGCTCGGCTACTACGCCCGCGCCCGCAACCTGCACGCCTGCGCCCGTGCCGTGACGGAGCGCTGCGGCGGCCGCTTTCCCGACACCGAGCCGGGGCTGCGCGAGCTGCCCGGCATCGGCCCTTACACCGCGGCGGCCATAGCGGCGATCGCGTTCGATCGGCCGGCGGCGGCGGTCGATGGCAATGTCGAACGGGTAGTGACGCGGCTGTTCGCACTTGAGGCGCCGCTGCCGGCGGCCAAGCCGGCGATCCGGGCGCTCGCCGCCGGGCTGGTGCCGTCGGTGCGGCCGGGCGATTTCGCCCAGGCGCTGATGGACCTTGGCGCCACCGTCTGCACCCCCCGCGCGCCCGCCTGCGCGCTGTGCCCGTGGCTGGCGCCGTGCGCAGCGCGGGCAGACGGCACTCAGGAGACGTTTCCGCGCAAGGCGGCGAAGGCGGTGCGGCCGCTGCGCCGCGGCGCGGCGTTCTGGCTGGTGCGGGGCGGGGCGGAGGTGCTGCTGCGCCGCCGCCCGGCCAAGGGCCTGCTCGGCGGCATGGCGGAGGTGCCGGGCACGGCGTGGCAGGCCGGGTTCGACCTCGACGCGCCGCCGCCGGCCACGGTGCCGCTGGAGGTGCGGCTGCGACGGCTGCCCGGCGTCGTCCGCCACGGCTTCACCCATTTCGAGCTGGAGCTGGCGGTCTATGCCGGCGAGGTGGCGGCCGACACGCCGGCCCCCGCCGGCGCTTGGTGGCAGGCGCTGGGTGGCCTTGGCCAGGCCGGCCTGCCGACGGTGATGAGAAAGATCGCCGCCCACGCCGGCGGATGA
- a CDS encoding DUF721 domain-containing protein, producing MAKPRRLRPLADLIPDSLGEAARAQGFAVIEIVTHWPEIVGEELASASEPVKLVWPPKDDPDRRGATLVVRVEGTHALDLQFTAPVVIERINRTFGWACVSRLSLKQGPVTPRAVRAPPPPEPDPRLVAEERARLDAIADDGLKESLARLGAFVRGKR from the coding sequence ATGGCCAAACCACGCCGTCTGCGACCGCTCGCCGACCTGATCCCGGATTCGCTGGGCGAGGCCGCGCGCGCCCAGGGCTTCGCGGTGATCGAGATCGTCACCCACTGGCCGGAGATCGTCGGCGAGGAACTGGCGTCGGCCAGCGAGCCGGTCAAGCTGGTGTGGCCGCCCAAGGACGACCCCGATCGCCGCGGCGCCACGCTGGTGGTGCGGGTCGAGGGCACCCACGCGCTCGACCTGCAGTTCACCGCGCCGGTGGTGATCGAGCGCATCAACCGCACCTTCGGCTGGGCCTGCGTCAGCCGCCTGTCGCTGAAGCAGGGGCCGGTGACGCCGAGGGCGGTGCGCGCGCCGCCGCCGCCCGAGCCCGACCCCAGGCTGGTGGCGGAGGAGCGCGCCCGGCTCGACGCCATCGCCGACGACGGCCTGAAGGAGAGCCTGGCGCGGCTCGGCGCCTTCGTGCGCGGCAAACGCTGA
- a CDS encoding F0F1 ATP synthase subunit C: protein MDPIAAKYIGAGIACIGMGGAGVGVGTIFGQYLAAALRNPSAAQGQFGNLIFGFAVTEALGIFSLLIALLLLFAL, encoded by the coding sequence ATGGACCCGATCGCCGCGAAGTACATCGGCGCTGGTATCGCCTGCATCGGCATGGGTGGCGCCGGCGTCGGCGTCGGCACCATCTTCGGTCAGTATCTTGCTGCCGCGCTGCGCAACCCGTCCGCCGCCCAGGGCCAGTTCGGCAACCTGATTTTCGGCTTCGCCGTGACCGAAGCGCTCGGCATCTTCTCGCTGCTGATCGCGCTCCTCCTGCTGTTCGCCCTCTAA